The following are encoded in a window of Scophthalmus maximus strain ysfricsl-2021 chromosome 2, ASM2237912v1, whole genome shotgun sequence genomic DNA:
- the LOC118301626 gene encoding cilia- and flagella-associated protein 54-like isoform X1: MDLPASYYGKLDKRNPVISAFDRDIKSFMTLMRRVVSSDSQDNNGSYAKGIRTLVEIWGKYKHRLPSLLYQERMLQVADFLFGIKLHQLALWQGYSHLLPQVNPLKITDIASVDHFMACFFPEGFDTDQDVFAMKVRAMQGCALCIFELEKSHSVLRQDGLSQVLRVLNFIRIMMQAFQQHEHLCWQIYNGSLHIYTICRYLITMDCSAQALEYLLWASISLELCIPLMTAEYLPWIVTLYCAVCHCYYDNQAAVQAEAFARRALGRINEQAKLEEQSKVPATRETQRAYKEASIKLGAMVFKRAVYEARRKQKPILKLKSKSARKVPWPRTTTGRMLLALFDSSAAQFLGILEALWDSTTPPLQTRMPDEPEQQEVILDLVSAGISILSGVANTSEQKGDDPPCICLSAATPASTLMDLAISGENKVSIMSAVRFIKLLYQYKQSGAFTVLSREMLPVLSGLEGLSFRKAEIELALLGGFHNLLTSQRSRLKDNNMIEDRHRSSLSMSDEFICLVDTLHKSVCGSSSEVQPDVDLVLDVVLYLWGKVQVVMQRANMQNPEFKHKYDKWLWCLSRLCEVASAYGLETVDCMMMTEMIHTLVILLESAAERRQETQHAAAPGADGDGVMVRSLFLLESSSTELLQMVCEVVKRGLTALGKGVATLPPGRSAVMDSAFMQKLCPLPPSTPSRSSVTSLEEGNEDDEICKKEKEEVETEAESDIKASQNSTRVPLLAIDRHLELDIIHHRASLKLLHLNAVAESELLGRIKKNKVSKALFLIQKALLVYNSMETNKSSKTKSLLEEASSLIEKAEVEERRLYISTISTSSENKYKGRKEVEENPPPPPILLSRTNHSLTFTPAPYNLEGQVCWYQLCSRAAEGINRKVRLGDCGLPGTGDMVPAVSGKCLLRVEGLVPNEKYVFAVAAYNSQGKLLGNAIGQTTFPLLASMPVPLLSTWAHLVQVAFQTEQYTLAKRACKELWSHFTSPDPGSHCTQDSLVTTRLHKQTLQVSSPHLCQSFLISIFIETEINIQQGSLYCDSFSDTGPFIWEQEARLAECERMLVAMDLAMCLNDGLAALQAVVNCYGLLAPLIFHQIICHPVVQVLKKCLIVLEENSDLLKQKWAGNILDSLMHMIACITYYLSKTLRVLREHQMAFLLMECGRRLLQEVYDARVQIRRISNEASKVVDHAAIKSEMRISLQLKALHAKNKKRIGSGAALTTDNEIAHPLTSCEDPTILYDVISSSTLTDAYDHVMKLGCKAYFTEYAALLLQRTVEEGHPDLVLEWGQSIFEFLSRRDEEMSTKCLEGNDHIKRTPRAPKGNEPTQITPDDTRKIKQKMHHSTLRRGRTNREKRAVENLLTTMASAVQRNKRLLKLRSLCCEERVWKSHLNYSMAQAHMVLFHKELDQLHGGGLQHRYSQLNLSYFSLAYSGVLVARNSQQSSQSEVVSKRDSPHSGLVVQVTSHKDRQKKEAVSDDDSDITDESSEEEEEKDASKSVDQQTEMSGQPISILLDSLNKAALHLRRAMVLAHRGSHWTTLWCMCQTVWDQSCKIASFAQTDVHLEPDSPLTAEQLHTTFTRLLSLASDLIMDMVNKLGLWSLYDSDLTEGELESSLHFSAPLDESTHMDLRWVRILVLDTLERLHDSGKWETLAHFALLFNSYTRERYASIITPLLVHAQRRLLERISCFGGPVVPQPHHVKTQRVTGKEVTCRSYAGCQLLNGWTPHKARQLPIQKKASLPNSPPPDAAELKGAKVHSMSLVCVPLDVEDTLSCYQRALERKPHCLQVFQHSRSLLTLLLAHTQPRFTAQLHNCHSESLVDFSPIVMSSPNIQPCDLREDNFRTPNALYSRPISADHMPTVTAAYSTSIKYLQANSHDSLRVQALHEMGNLHFYNGNIRAAHSSWSKAVDCALGCSGIVEKWDGVTFGSGSLQQTLKQAGIWGCLQAAGLTAKIAQHILTSDISQRTKCCLLSAHLFKCALCCSLAQPQADLLYASHSIGDELLPGVDLFSEPHRVHLGTTVTSLNFICHWLFTTGYCLTLLPILALYLHFVGTVCRDVQRWVEGKILKIRALTELYLFTEAAKEAVQLTQGIGIILPNGHYIATDDHQPEKTFCSNKSLLDNVVSLEELVNCDIAPAVQTLYGSTLCLRFNLARVQLVLALSNTVQGPSVPDSVDGVGCASITMSPVNSKHYQHDDELDSESAGLKTERPKLLDLHTEKNLTPERIKILLLEGVSSLLHSISQPLTSQCFSEIENLELEIESNLLKADLYLQQGHVALSSEMAVSSLVLMQTSTLIIGSISDHQKPVSELPHPMTGSDQGTKDCSLLNPLHGDCPRTVEASERIGVSLWLRCRLALVRSLAAHICGTAAVFPGRNLNEEAAWVLQEGRNECAQWGELDMQALFMVEAAELEAQRGNTDDSMAMLQEAMDLLSGRTFIPLRSSVTLARATLLFSDLRQEQSPTLLRLTQKILQKQLCVFGENVVLDDGTVCFSPPGLRNIYLPYLSILEQTTLRISQ; encoded by the exons ATGGACTTACCGGCTTCTTATTACGGGAAACTCGATAAAAGAAACCCGGTTATTTCGGCGTTTGACCGGGACATCAAGTCGTTCATGACACTGATGAGACGAGTGGTTTCTTCGGACAGCCAAGACAACAACGGCTCTTATGCTAAAGG GATCAGAACTCTGGTGGAGATATGGGGAAAGTACAAACATCGACTGCCCTCACTGTTGTACCAGGAGCGAATGTTGCAGgttgcagattttctttttggaataAAG TTGCACCAACTGGCTCTTTGGCAGGGCTACAGTCACCTTCTGCCTCAGGTCAACCCACTGAAAATAACTGACATTGCGAGTGTGGACCACTTCATGGCCTGCTTCTTCCCTGAGGGTTTTGATACAGACCAAGATGTCTTTGCCATGAAG gtccgTGCAATGCAAGGCTGTGCCCTTTGTATATTTGAGCTGGAGAAAAGCCACAGTGTCCTCAGGCAGGACGGACTCAGTCAAGTACTGCGTGTGCTGAACTTTATCAGGATCATGATGCAGGCATTCCAGCAACATGAGCACCTCTGCTGGCAAATATATAATG GTTCATTACATATCTACACCATCTGCCGTTATCTGATTACCATGGATTGTAGTGCACAG GCACTTGAATACCTTCTGTGGGCAAGCATCAGTTTAGAGCTTTGCATCCCTCTGATGACAGCTGAGTATCTGCCATGGATTGTCACACTCTACTGTGCTGTGTGCCACTGTTACTATGACAACCAGGCTGCAGTGCAGGCGGAG GCATTTGCCAGGAGAGCCCTCGGAAGAATCAATGAGCAAGCAAAGTTGGAAGAGCAGAGTAAAGTTCCTGCGACTAGAGAGACTCAGAGAGCTTATAAAGAAGCCTCGATCAAG CTGGGCGCCATGGTGTTCAAACGAGCAGTGTATGAGgccaggaggaaacaaaaacccATACTCAAACTGAAAAGCAAAAGCGCCCGTAAA GTGCCATGGCCCCGTACAACAACAGGGCGCATGCTGCTGGCCCTGTTTGACAGCAGCGCGGCGCAGTTTTTGGGCATCTTAGAAGCACTTTGGGACAGCACCACACCCCCGCTGCAAACTAGGATGCCAGATGaaccagagcagcaggaggtgatCCTGGATCTCGTGTCTGCTGGCATCAGTATCTTATCTG GAGTCGCAAACACTAGTGAGCAAAAGGGTGACGACCCACCATGCATCTGTCTGAGTGCAGCGACGCCAGCATCCACTCTGATGGATTTAGCCATTTCAG GAGAAAACAAAGTATCCATCATGTCTGCGGTGAGGTTTATTAAGCTGTTATATCAGTACAAGCAGTCAGGTGCATTCACTGTACTCTCCAGAGAGATGCTGCCGGTTTTGTCT gGTTTGGAAGGTCTGTCGTTCAGGAAGGCAGAGATTGAGCTCGCTTTACTTGGTGGCTTCCACAATCTGCTGACGTCCCAGAGGAGCCGTctaaaagacaacaacatgaTTGAAG acagacacaggtcCTCATTGTCAATGAGCGATGAATTCATTTGCCTGGTGGACACACTGCACAAGTCTGTTTGTGGCTCGTCTTCT GAGGTGCAGCCAGATGTGGACCTGGTATTGGATGTTGTGTTATATCTCTGGGGTAAAGTGCAGGTGGTGATGCAGAGGGCCAATATGCAAAACCCAGAGTTTAAACACAAGTACGACAAG TGGCTGTGGTGTCTGTCTAGACTGTGTGAGGTAGCCTCTGCATATGGCCTGGAAACTGTGGACTGCATGATGATGACAGAGATGATCCACACATTGGTCATTTTGCTAGAGAGTGCTGCTGAACGCAGACAGGAAACGCAACATGCAG CAGCTCCTGGAGCAGACGGTGATGGCGTGATGGTGCGCTCTTTATTTCTTCTTGAG AGTTCGAGTACAGAGTTGCTTCagatggtgtgtgaggtggtgaAGAGAGGTCTTACTGCCCTGGGAAAGGGCGTAGCTACATTGCCTCCAGGTCGCTCAGCAGTCATGGACTCTGCCTTCATGCAG AAATTGTGTCCCCTCCCTCCGTCGACTCCCTCCCGATCTTCTGTGACATCATTGGAAGAGGGAAATGAGGATGATGAAATCtgtaagaaggaaaaagaagaagtggaaaCTGAGGCAGAATCAGATATTAAAGCCTCTCAAAACTCAACACGTGTGCCCCTGCTGGCCATAGACCGTCATCTAGAGCTGGACATCATTCACCACAGGGCTTCCCTCAAGTTACTGCACCTGAATGCAG TTGCAGAGTCTGAGCTGTTGGGTCGGATCAAGAAGAACAAAGTGTCCAAAGCTCTTTTCCTGATCCAGAAGGCCTTGTTGGTGTACAACAGCATGGAAACAAATAAGAGCAGCAAAACCAAGAGTCTGCtagag GAGGCTTCCTCCCTGATAGAGAAAGCGGAAGTAGAGGAGAGAAGACTTTATATCTCCACCATCTCTACTTcatctgaaaataaatacaaaggaaggaaagaggtgGAAGAaaaccctccacctccacccatCCTTCTGTCACGCACTAACCACTCCTTAACCTTTACCCCAGCGCCTTATAATTTGGAGGGACAA GTGTGCTGGTACCAGCTCTGCAGCCGTGCAGCTGAGGGCATTAACCGGAAAGTCCGCCTTGGAGACTGCGGCCTGCCAGGAACTGGAGATATG gtaCCAGCAGTATCTGGTAAGTGCCTGCTGAGGGTGGAGGGGCTGGTGCCCAATGAGAAATATGTGTTTGCTGTTGCTGCCTACAACAGCCAGGGCAAGCTACTGGGCAACGCCATTGGGCAGACAACATTCCCACTGCTGGCATCTATGCCTGTACCACTGCTTTCCACGTGGGCTCACTTGGTTCAG GTGGCATTTCAAACAGAGCAGTATACCTTAGCAAAAAGAGCCTGCAAGGAACTGTGGAGCCACTTTACCTCCCCCGACCCTGGGTCCCACTGTACGCAGGATAGCCTTGTCACCACAAG GCTGCACAAACAGACCCTACAAGTCTCTTCTCCTCACCTGTGTCAGTCGTTCCTGATTTCAATCTTCATTGAGACAGAGATCAATATTCAGCAGGGATCTCTCTACTGTGACTCGTTCAGTGACACTGGACCGTTCATCTGGGAACAG GAAGCCAGACTGGCAGAGTGTGAGCGCATGCTGGTGGCGATGGACTTGGCAATGTGTTTGAATGACGGTCTTGCTGCCCTGCAAGCTGTAGTAAACTGCTATGGCCTTTTGGCACCTCTCATCTTCCATCAGATCATTTGCCACCCTGTGGTACAA GTGCTGAAAAAATGCTTGATCGTTTTGGAGGAGAATTCAGATCTTCTCAAACAAAAATGGGCTGGAAACATCTTAGACTCACTAATGCACATGATAGCCTGCATTACCTACTATCTTtcaaag ACATTGCGTGTGCTCAGGGAGCATCAGATGGCTTTCCTACTGATGGAGTGTGGTCGCAGGCTACTACAGGAGGTTTATGATGCCCGGGTGCAGATCAGGAGAATCTCCAATGAAGCT TCCAAGGTAGTCGATCATGCTGCAATCAAGAGTGAAATGAGGATAAGCCTTCAGTTAAAGGCGCTGCATgcgaaaaacaagaaaagaatcGGATCTGGAGCTGCTCTCACCACAGACAATG AGATTGCACACCCACTGACTAGCTGTGAGGATCCCACCATATTGTATGATGTGATCTCCAGTAGCACATTAACGGATGCCTATGACCATG TGATGAAGCTCGGATGCAAGGCATATTTCACTGAGTACGCAGCACTGCTACTCCAGAGAACCGTGGAAGAAGGTCACCCAGACCTCGTATTGGAGTGGGGACAAAGCATATTTGAATTCCTTTCCAG GCGCGACGAAGAGATGTCCACAAAATGTTTGGAGGGAAACGATCACATTAAAAGAACTCCAAGAGCTCCGAAAGGAAATGAACCAACCCAg ATCACACCAGATGatacaagaaaaataaagcagaaaatGCATCACAGCACGCTTCGGCGAGGGAGAACTAACAG GGAGAAGCGGGCTGTGGAGAACCTACTAACCACAATGGCGTCTGCGGTGCAACGCAACAAGAGGCTGCTTAAGCTGAGGAGCCTGTGCTGTGAGGAGCGAGTGTGGAAATCACATCTCAACTACAGCATGGCTCAGGCACATATGGTTCTGTTTCATAAGGAGCTAGACCAGCTGCATGGAGGAGGCCTGCAGCACAG GTACAGCCAGTTAAATCTCTCGTATTTCTCTCTGGCCTACTCTGGTGTCCTGGTGGCAAGAAACTCACAGCAGTCTTCTCAAAGTGAGGTGGTCTCAAAGAGAGACTCCCCCCACTCTGGTCTTGTTGTCCAAGTGACTTCACACAAAGACAGGCAGAAGAAGGAGG CAGTCAGTGACGATGACTCAGATATCACAGATGAGAgttctgaggaggaagaggaaaaggacgCCTCTAAATCTGTGGATCAGCAGACTGAGATGAGTGGACAACCTATTTCCATCCTGCTGGACTCGCTTAACAAAGCTGCTTTACATCTCCGAAGGGCCATG GTGTTGGCCCATCGTGGCAGCCATTGGACCACTCTATGGTGCATGTGTCAGACTGTGTGGGACCAAAGCTGCAAAATTGCTTCCTTCGCTCAAACAGATGTTCACCTTGAACCTGACTCCCCCTTGACAGCAGAACAGCTGCACACCACCTTCACCCGGCTGCTGTCGCTGGCTTCTGACCTAATCATGGACATGGTGAACAAGTTAGGG CTGTGGAGTTTATATGACAGTGACTTGACTGAGGGAGAACTCGAGTCCAGTCTTCATTTCTCAGCCCCGTTGGATGAAAGCACCCATATGGACCTGCGTTGGGTCCGCATCTTGGTGTTGGACACTCTGGAGCGGCTCCATGATAGTGGCAAATGGGAAACCCTGGCCCACTTTGCCTTACTTTTCAACTCATACACACG GGAACGTTACGCCTCCATTATAACTCCTTTACTCGTCCATGCTCAGAGGAGGCTTCTTGAAAGGATCAGTTGTTTTGGAGGCCCTGTGGTTCCACAACCACACCATGTCAAAACACAGAGAGTCACTGGCAAGGAG GTGACTTGCAGGAGCTATGCAGGCTGCCAGTTGCTCAATGGGTGGACCCCTCACAAGGCACGGCAACTGCCCATTCAGAAAAAAGCATCGCTCCCAAACTCCCCTCCTCCAGATGCAGCTGAGCTTAAAG GTGCAAAAGTACACTCCATGTCCCTGGTGTGTGTTCCTCTCGATGTAGAAGACACACTGAGCTGTTACCAACGAGCTCTTGAGAGAAAACCTCATTGTCTTCAGGTCTTCCAGCACAGTCGCTCATTGCTGACGCTGCTTCTGGCACATACGCAGCCCC GCTTTACAGCACAGTTGCACAACTGTCATTCTGAAAGCCTGGTAGATTTCAGTCCTATAGTTATGTCCAGTCCAAACATCCAACCCTGCGACCTGAGAGAGGATAACTTCAGAACACCAAATGCTCTCTACAGCCGCCCTATCAGTGCTGACCACATGCCGACTGTCACTGCTGCATACTCCACCTCCATTA AGTATCTCCAGGCCAACAGTCACGACTCCCTCAGAGTTCAGGCACTGCATGAAATGGGAAACCTACATTTCTACAACGGAAACATACG GGCAGCACACTCATCCTGGAGCAAAGCTGTAGATTGTGCCTTAGGGTGCTCAGGCATAGTAGAAAAATGGGATGGCGTGACGTTTGGAAGTGGCTCCCTGCAACAAACCCTGAAACAGGCTGGCATTTGGGGATGTCTACAGGCTGCTGGGCTCACTGCTAAGATTGCACA GCATATCTTGACTTCTGATATCAGCCAGCGAACCAAGTGCTGTCTTCTTTCTGCTCACCTCTTCAAG TGTgcactctgctgctctctggctcAACCCCAGGCTGACCTCCTGTACGCCTCCCACAGCATCGGAGACGAACTGCTCCCAGGAGTCGACCTTTTCTCGGAACCTCACCGGGTTCACCTCGGTACCACCGTAACCAGCCTTAACTTCATCTGCCACTGGCTTTTCACCACAGGCTACTGCCTCACG CTATTGCCCATACTGGCACTTTACCTACATTTCGTGGGGACTGTTTGCAGAGATGTGCAACGTTGGGTTGAGGGAAAAATACTGAAG ATCCGTGCCCTTACTGAACTGTACCTGTTCACTGAAGCTGCAAAGGAGGCAGTGCAGCTCACACAAGGAATAGGCATCATTCTGCCTAATGGACACTACATTGCCACAGACGATCACCAA CCTGAGAAGACATTCTGTAGCAACAAGTCTCTCCTGGACAATGTTGTG TCTTTGGAAGAACTTGTGAACTGTGACATTGCTCCGGCGGTCCAAACATTGTATGGATCCACATTGTGCCTCCGATTCAACCTGGCTCGAGTTCAACTAGTCCTGGCGCTCAGCAACACTGTACAAGGCCCTTCTGTGCCAG ATTCTGTTGATGGAGTAGGTTGTGCCAGCATAACAATGAGTCCAGTGAACTCAAAACACTATCAACATGATGATGAACTGGACAGCGAGAGCGCCGGTCTAAAGACAGAAAGGCCAAAGTTGTTGGATCTTCATACAGAGAAAAATCTCACTCCAGAAAGAATTAAG ATCCTTTTGTTAGAAGGAGTATCCTCCTTGTTGCATTCCATATCACAGCCGCTCACATCTCAGTGCTTTAGTGAAATAGAAAACCTGGAACTGGAAATAGAGTCCAATCTCCTCAAGGCGGACCTCTACTTGCAGCAAGGACATGTTGCATTAAG TTCTGAGATGGCAGTTTCATCCCTGGTGCTGATGCAGACGTCAACTTTAATCATAGGATCCATATCTGACCATCAGAAACCTGTGTCTGAGCTCCCACATCccatgacaggaagtgaccag GGTACTAAAGATTGCAGTTTGTTGAATCCCCTGCATGGAGACTGTCCGAGGACAGTTGAGGCTAGTGAGAGAATTGGAGTTTCTCTGTGGCTGCGTTGCCGCCTGGCTCTGGTCCGCAGCCTGGCTGCACACATCTGTGGCACCGCTGCTGTTTTTCCAG gaAGGAACTTGAATGAAGAGGCAGCTTGGGTGTTACAGGAGGGTCGTAATGAATGTGCTCAATGGGGAGAGCTTGATATGCAAGCCCTTTTCATGGTCGAAGCTGCGGAGTTGGAGGCCCAGAGAGGCAACACCGATGACAGCATGGCAATGCTGCAg GAGGCAATGGATCTGCTCTCAGGACGGACATTCATACCACTGAGGTCCAGTGTGACTCTGGCTCGGGCCACCCTGCTGTTCAGCGACCTGAGACAAGAACAGAGCCCTACACTTCTTAGACTGACACAAAAAATACTGCAAAAgcag cTATGTGTTTTTGGAGAGAATGTGGTGTTGGATGATGGAACggtgtgtttctctcctcccgGACTCCGAAACATCTACCTTCCCTACCTCAGTATACTGGAACAGACCACTTTACGAATCAGTCAATAA